In Lodderomyces elongisporus chromosome 2, complete sequence, the following proteins share a genomic window:
- the RPN10 gene encoding proteasome regulatory particle base subunit rpn10 (BUSCO:EOG09264XF3) yields MVLEATMIAIDNSEYMRNGDYLTSRYDAQLTTTEFIFQNKVNSNPENTVGVLAYGGAGPQVLSTLTTDFGKILSGVHETKIEGDNNFSDGIQVAALALKHRQNKVQQQRIIIFVGSPIKESEKELEKLAKKMKKNNVAIDIINFGEESINTSKLEKFHSVINNQDNSHLVTVPPGPRLLYEVIASSPILVEDGAFGGGAGGEMDFFGGAGGVADAGDIIDPNMDPDLALALRLSLEEEKARQEREAAASGTGSAPGTSTNPENTTQTLERAGENENENENENENERKDGAQAGSDSKDSKTDDTK; encoded by the coding sequence ATGGTTCTCGAGGCTACGATGATTGCCATCGATAACTCCGAGTACATGCGAAACGGAGACTACCTTACATCGAGATATGATGCTCAACTCACAACCACAGAgtttattttccaaaataaGGTCAATTCCAATCCCGAAAATACTGTTGGTGTATTGGCTTATGGTGGAGCTGGACCCCAGGTCCTAAGTACTTTAACTACAGATTTCGGAAAAATACTTTCTGGTGTTCACGAAACGAAAATTGAAGGCGATAACAACTTCAGCGATGGGATACAAGTTGCGGCATTGGCGTTGAAGCACCGTCAAAACAAGGTACAGCAGCAAAGAATCATCATTTTTGTTGGATCTCCCATCAAGGAGCTGGAGAAGGAATTGGAGAAGTTGGctaagaagatgaagaagaacaatgTGGCAATTGATATTATAAACTTTGGGGAAGAGTCTATCAATACTAGCAAATTAGAAAAATTCCATTCAGTCATTAATAACCAGGACAATTCACACCTTGTAACCGTTCCACCTGGACCTCGGTTATTATACGAAGTAATCGCCTCTTCGCCAATCTTGGTGGAAGATGGTGCATTTGGAGGCGGAGCTGGTGGAGAAATGGATTTCTTTGGCGGAGCTGGTGGTGTGGCTGATGCTGGTGATATAATTGATCCCAACATGGACCCCGATTTGGCGTTGGCTCTTCGTTTGTCcttggaagaagaaaaggcaAGACAGGAGAGAGAAGCAGCCGCTTCGGGTACCGGAAGTGCTCCAGGTACTTCAACCAATCCGGAAAATACGACCCAGACATTGGAAAGAGCtggtgaaaatgaaaacgaaaacgaaaacgaaaacgaaaacgaGAGGAAAGATGGCGCTCAGGCGGGAAGTGACAGCAAGGATCTGAAGACTGATGATACCAAATAG
- the CSM3 gene encoding chromosome segregation in meiosis- protein, whose protein sequence is MAQPSMSSTSKRLESDDASRSLQDMDPLNDSSNDNNILGIDEPLKLKSKKRIAKVDNERVLNKPQGLPYLIKNHHRLGRIVEQRDKKFAKQESRKLQSIHHSYKTPRQLKYDHEVETLGSILHFYQLWCHGMFPKANFKDCAYLVRNLGHRSSQLRLYRRELIEKEIFKLKVSKGIIDESSEVATRESESDGFTNTRSGNNDDSGDIFVSTGDNVYQNQMEFSGAQGQELPSHTLSEQATEQMERNDAAVSAVAAADDEYDDDWSFMNLESGIDAAPAPPSSSSSSSLPLSKSSNGLLNGSDKNNAETGTANREQYNNFDYENEIQNENENENENEDDIDLAMELMREHDNI, encoded by the coding sequence ATGGCACAACCGAGTATGTCGCTGACACTGAAAAGACTTGAATCAGATGATGCCTCTCGAAGCTTACAAGATATGGATCCATTAAATGACAGTTCCAATGACAATAATATCCTTGGCATTGATGAACCACTTAAACTAAAGTCAAAGAAAAGGATTGCAAAGGTTGATAACGAGAGGGTCTTGAATAAACCACAAGGTTTACCGTACTTGATTAAGAACCACCACAGACTTGGCAGGATTGTAGAGCAACGCGATAAGAAGtttgcaaaacaagaacTGAGGAAACTTCAAAGTATACACCACAGCTACAAGACGCCTCGCCAGCTCAAGTATGATCACGAGGTTGAAACTTTAGGCTCAATCCTACATTTTTACCAACTTTGGTGCCATGGTATGTTTCCCAAAGCAAATTTTAAAGACTGTGCTTATTTGGTGAGAAATTTGGGCCATCGATCGTCACAATTGAGGTTATATAGGCGTGAATTAATTGAAAAGGAGATTTTTAAGTTGAAAGTATCGAAAGGAATTATTGATGAAAGTTCAGAAGTTGCAACACGCGAATCAGAGAGTGATGGATTCACGAATACAAGATCGGGTAATAACGACGATAGCGGCGATATTTTTGTTAGTACCGGTGACAATGTCtatcaaaaccaaatggaATTTTCCGGTGCACAAGGTCAAGAGTTGCCGAGTCATACCTTGTCAGAGCAAGCAACAGAACAAATGGAAAGGAATGATGCTGCAGTCTCTgcagttgctgctgctgatgaTGAATATGACGACGACTGGAGTTTCATGAACCTAGAGCTGGGAATAGATGCcgcaccagcaccaccctcatcatcatcatcatcatcattaccgTTATCGAAATCATCTAATGGGCTTTTGAATGGCTCAGATAAGAACAATGCAGAAACTGGTACTGCTAACAGAGAACAATATAACAACTTTGATTATGAAAACGAAATCCaaaacgaaaacgaaaacgaaaacgaaaatgaGGATGATATCGATCTTGCTATGGAGCTAATGAGGGAACATGATAATATTTGA
- the ILV1 gene encoding threonine deaminase (BUSCO:EOG09261O4Y) — MRLPSSYSSVSFVRTATWKQQQHHALASRLHHLGSQSVTRQNSTLTPREQWPELSDADFVQNTQGDNVSKQPDYVKLILTSRVYDVVPEAGTPLTHAINLSHRCGSNIYLKREDLLPVFSFKLRGAYNMIAHLNSNSRYPISGVIACSAGNHAQGVAYSANRLNIPATIVMPTPTPSIKYSNVSRLGSQVVLYGDDFDSAKQECARLSKENNLINIPPFNHPYVIAGQGTVALEITRQLRLDKLSAIFVPVGGGGLIAGVAAYMKNIAPHVKIIGVETYDADALHESLLRKDSVTLNKVGQFADGTAVKVLGDETWRLCKDLVDEVVLVNTDEICAAIKDIFEDTRSITEPSGALSVAGLKKYIEQNPDIDHRNKTYVPVLSGANMNFDRLRFVSERAVLGEGREVSLAVTIPEQPGEFAKLQKIIHPRAITEFSYRCSDKQTANIFVSFNVVDRNREKPKIIDAMSNAGFEVVDMSENELAKSHGRYLVGGKSHSPRTDNERVFQFEFPEKPNALFNFLQALKSDWDISLFNYRNHGHDVGKVLCGFTLPEGSEEEFQEFLKSVGYTFVEETDNVFYKKFLRN; from the coding sequence ATGAGGTTGCCATCGTCATATCTGTCAGTATCATTTGTGCGGACCGCCACATGgaaacaacagcagcatcaTGCGTTAGCTTCAAGACTACATCATCTCGGATCTCAGAGTGTTACTAGACAAAATAGCACGTTAACACCAAGAGAGCAATGGCCTGAGCTTTCCGACGCGGACTTTGTACAAAACACGCAAGGAGACAATGTCAGTAAGCAGCCAGATTATGTCAAATTGATTCTTACTTCAAGGGTATATGATGTTGTACCTGAGGCGGGTACTCCTTTGACACATGCAATTAACTTATCGCATCGATGTGGCTCCAACATATATCTCAAGAGGGAAGACTTGCTTCCTGTGTTTTCATTCAAGTTGCGAGGTGCCTACAATATGATTGCGCAtttaaattcaaattcaagaTATCCTATATCAGGTGTCATTGCTTGCTCAGCAGGTAATCACGCCCAAGGTGTCGCGTATTCGGCAAACAGACTAAACATCCCAGCCACCATAGTGATGCCCACCCCCACACCTTCAATCAAGTACTCAAATGTCTCGCGTTTAGGATCACAGGTTGTTCTTTACGgtgatgattttgattctgCAAAGCAAGAGTGTGCAAGATtaagtaaagaaaacaacTTGATCAATATCCCACCATTTAATCATCCATATGTCATTGCAGGCCAAGGTACAGTAGCATTGGAGATTACACGTCAATTGAGACTTGACAAATTGAGTGCAATTTTTGTTCcagttggtggtggtggtttgATTGCAGGTGTAGCTGCATACATGAAGAATATTGCACCACATGTCAAGATTATTGGTGTTGAGACCTACGATGCAGATGCTTTGCATGAATCATTGCTTAGAAAGGATCTGGTGACTTTAAACAAAGTGGGACAGTTTGCAGATGGAACAGCAGTCAAGGTTTTAGGAGACGAGACTTGGAGACTTTGTAAAGatcttgttgatgaagttgTGCTTGTGAATACTGACGAAATCTGTGCAGCAATAAAGGACATTTTTGAAGACACGAGATCGATAACTGAGCCATCTGGTGCGTTATCTGTTGCTGGATTAAAGAAATATATTGAGCAAAATCCTGATATCGATCACAGAAACAAGACGTATGTCCCTGTGCTTTCAGGGGCAAATATGAACTTTGACCGTTTAAGATTTGTTAGTGAAAGAGCCGTATTGGGTGAAGGTAGAGAAGTATCGCTTGCAGTGACCATACCAGAACAGCCAGGTGAGTTTgccaaattgcaaaaaatcaTCCATCCAAGAGCAATCACCGAGTTCTCATACAGGTGCAGTGATAAACAAACAGCTAACATCTTTGTTTCATTCAACGTTGTTGACCGAAATAGAGAAAAGCCCAAAATCATTGATGCCATGAGCAATGCAGGATTTGAAGTCGTGGATATGTCTGAGAATGAACTTGCCAAATCTCATGGTAGGTACCTCGTTGGTGGTAAGTCACATTCGCCAAGAACCGATAATGAAAGAGTATTTCAGTTTGAGTTTCCCGAAAAGCCAAATGCtttattcaatttcttgCAAGCTTTAAAGAGTGATTGGGATATAAGCTTGTTTAACTATAGAAATCATGGTCACGATGTGGGTAAAGTTTTGTGTGGATTTACTTTGCCCGAGGGTTCGGAGGAAGAGTTTCAagaatttttgaaaagtgtCGGCTACACATTCGTCGAAGAAACGGACAACGTGTTTTacaaaaagtttttgagAAACTAG
- the MET5 gene encoding Sulfite reductase [NADPH] subunit beta (BUSCO:EOG0926047G), whose protein sequence is MSQNSTEVIARTIDIIDGINFVTQPAKSVNSPFTSLVKDANILLNANDPYAVVENYLLDRAATTAATTAATTNVGSEASQGEISPETGFLSVTSDARTLFKNLPILSRSSFRNNKVVNHVEIVDGDFSVVSSLKDLSYPVLVSQTASQAYKHANVAYNLASSLNTSVFHFFTNSRNSYKSNDAVKVSDGVLLKNVSELSLDQILKSFAVEPFNLVNKVQKQKDAILYLGELNDDLVAAADKENVLLISISLYQPFKLSNLLKLVPAHVETITIVEQTNNQYSTFSPLMLDFFNDYVQFRSLKNFTKIVSSTFGSNVQASNAVSQLVANVHSQSPIQNLHYGNNDAKLQKNSVSEDGAEQQAISDAHNLEQAYLKVLQQVNDTNLNILNEYNAENIGVETNPEYGFGSFLYDQEQQETLKKLVQSALKENKFQTSDNQKLTNLLSGWLVELQQNGQVEDRIPLEITTLLKTDTSSTTAKELLALSQYFITKKNWIIGSDAWAYDLGASGVHSVISSGRNINMLIIDSEPYQDKKNEKTVNGFRKKDVGLYAMNHGDCYVASVAVYSSYTQVLQAFIEAEKFDGPSIILAYLPYHKESDDTLSVLQETKKAVDSGFWPLYRYDPFANKEEDVFKLDSSNLRKQLSDFLDKENRLTLLAAKDPLLSRNLTTTATTEVKSKQAKIADDSYALLLQGLSGPPLTVAFASDGGNAEGLAKKINRQALGRGLKSVVLQMDDLSIEDLPNETNVVFVTSTSGQGEFPTNGKQFWDAIKNANDLDLSGIRYSVFALGDSQYWPRKEDKHYYNKPGKDLNAKLKLYGGVELAEIGLGDDQDADGFSTGFNEWIPKIWEALGVSNVEGVEEPKPLTNEDMKIGSDYLRGTIAEGLQDKSTGAICAVDQQLTKFHGIYMQDDRDVREERKAQGLEPAYAFMVRVRLPGGIASPKQYLKMDELADERGNGTLKLTTRATFQLHGVVKHDLKPAIRGMNAALMDTLAACGDVNRNVMVSALPSNAKIHGQVSETGTLLSNYLLPSTTAYHEIWLEGELPSDKPGDRETWENRKDGPQKKKTLIAGNVLADVEPLYGPTYLPRKFKIVITVPPYNDVDVYAHDIGLIAIVEDNDVVGFNVLAGGGMGSTHNNKKTYPRTGSMLGFIKRDQIHVACEKIMLVQRDFGDRTNRKHARLKYTIDDLGVEVFKSKVEELLGYKFEQPRDFKIENNVDHFGWCKDELGYNHFTAFIENGRIEDTPELPQKSGLKKIAEYLQNNNKSGEFRLTGNQHLLISNIKDEDLQDIKDLMAKYKLDNTEFSALRLSSAACVAFPTCGLAMAESERYLPKLITKLEERLEDFGLRHDSVVMRMTGCPNGCARPWVAEVALVGKAYGAYNLMLGGGHHGQRLNKIYRYSIKEDEILEILSNLFERWSKERNEGEPFGDWCIRAGVIKETTEGKYFHDDIPEDA, encoded by the coding sequence ATGAGCCAAAACTCTACTGAGGTGATCGCTAGGACGATAGATATCATCGATGGGATTAATTTTGTTACTCAACCAGCCAAGTCAGTCAATTCGCCATTCACAAGTTTGGTTAAGGACGCAAACATATTGTTGAATGCTAATGATCCTTATGCCGTTGTTGAAAATTATCTATTAGACAGAGCTGCCACTACTGCCGCCACTACTGCCGCCACCACCAATGTTGGTTCAGAAGCTAGTCAAGGCGAAATTTCGCCAGAAACTGGGTTTCTCTCAGTAACGTCTGATGCACGTACCTTGTTCAAAAACTTGCCTATCTTGTCTAGATCTTCATTTAGAAACAACAAGGTTGTCAACCACGTGgaaattgttgatggtgACTTTAGCGTAGTATCATCACTCAAGGACTTGAGCTACCCAGTTTTGGTCTCACAAACTGCATCACAAGCTTACAAACATGCCAATGTGGCCTACAATTTGGCATCAAGCTTGAACACCTcagtttttcattttttcacCAACTCTCGAAACTCATACAAATCCAACGACGCGGTTAAAGTTTCAGATGGCGTCTTGTTAAAAAACGTTTCTGAATTATCTCTTGATCAAATTTTAAAGAGTTTTGCAGTTGAGCCATTCAATCTTGTTAACAAGgtacaaaaacaaaaggatgctattttgtatttgggTGAATTAAATGACGACTTGGTTGCAGCAGCTGATAAGGAGAATGTGCTACTTATTAGTATTTCATTATATCAACCATTTAAATTGAGCAATTTGTTGAAGCTAGTGCCCGCGCATGTTGAGACAATAACTATTGTTgagcaaacaaacaatcaatACTCAACATTTTCTCCACTCATGCTCGACTTTTTCAATGACTATGTTCAGTTTCGTTCTTTAaagaactttacaaaaattgtttcttcaacttttggCAGTAATGTGCAAGCTTCAAATGCCGTGTCGCAATTGGTTGCAAATGTGCACTCTCAATCACCAATTCAAAATTTGCATTACGGAAACAATGATgccaaattgcaaaagaatTCCGTTTCGGAAGACGGTGCCGAACAGCAAGCTATTTCTGATGCTCACAATTTGGAACAAGCATATTTGAAAGTGTTGCAACAAGTCAATGATACAAACTTGAATATTCTCAATGAGTATAACGCAGAGAATATTGGTGTGGAAACTAATCCTGAATATGGGTTTGGTTCATTTTTGTACGATCAAGAGCAACAAGAgactttgaagaaattggtGCAATCTgcattaaaagaaaataagtTTCAAACTTCTGACAATCAGAAATTGACCAATTTGCTTTCaggttggttggttgagTTGCAACAAAATGGTCAAGTAGAAGACAGGATTCCACTCGAAATCACTACATTGTTAAAAACTGATACCTCGTCAACAACTGCCAAGGAATTGCTTGCTTTGTCTCAATACTTtattacaaaaaagaactgGATCATTGGTTCAGATGCGTGGGCTTACGATTTGGGTGCATCTGGTGTTCATAGCGTTATTTCTTCAGGAAGAAATATCAATATGTTGATCATTGACTCAGAGCCATACcaagacaaaaagaatgaaaagacTGTTAATGGGtttagaaagaaagatgtTGGTTTGTACGCAATGAATCACGGTGATTGTTATGTAGCTTCGGTTGCAGTGTACTCGTCGTATACTCAAGTTTTGCAAGCTTTTATTGAAGCTGAGAAATTTGATGGACCCTCGATTATCTTGGCTTACTTGCCTTACCACAAGGAAAGTGATGATACCTTGCTGGTCTTGCAAGAGACCAAAAAGGCCGTCGATAGTGGATTTTGGCCATTGTACAGATACGATCCTTTTGccaacaaagaagaagatgtttTTAAATTGGATTCGTCAAATCTCAGGAAGCAACTTTCTGATTTCCTTGACAAAGAGAATAGGTTAACTTTGCTTGCAGCCAAGGATCCGCTCTTGTCTAGGAATTTGACTACAACAGCTACTACTGAGGTCAAATCAAAACAGGCTAAGATAGCTGATGACTCTTATGCGCTTTTGTTGCAAGGACTCTCTGGTCCTCCATTAActgttgcttttgcttctgACGGAGGTAATGCCGAAGGTTTGGCCAAGAAAATCAATAGGCAAGCTTTGGGAAGAGGCTTGAAATCAGTTGTGTTGCAAATGGATGATTTATCAATTGAAGACTTGCCAAATGAGACAAATGTTGTGTTTGTTACCTCGACTTCTGGTCAAGGTGAATTTCCTACCAATGGTAAGCAATTCTGGGATGCTAtcaaaaatgcaaatgacTTGGATTTATCTGGTATCAGATACTCTGTATTTGCCTTGGGTGATTCGCAATATTGgccaagaaaagaagacaagcactattacaacaagcCTGGTAAAGATTTGAACGCCAAATTAAAATTGTATGGTGGTGTTGAATTGGCGGAGATTGGTTTAGGAGATGATCAGGATGCCGATGGATTCTCTACCGGGTTTAATGAATGGATTCCTAAGATTTGGGAGGCATTGGGTGTCAGCAATGTTGAAGGTGTTgaagaaccaaaaccaTTGACCAATGAGGATATGAAAATTGGTTCCGATTACCTAAGAGGTACTATTGCAGAAGGATTGCAAGACAAGTCTACTGGTGCAATTTGTGCCGTTGACCAGCAATTGACCAAATTTCACGGTATTTACATGCAGGATGATCGTGACGTGAGAGAAGAACGTAAAGCGCAAGGTTTGGAACCAGCATATGCATTCATGGTGAGAGTGAGGCTTCCAGGTGGTATTGCAAGTCCTAAACAGTACTTGAAAATGGATGAATTGGCTGATGAGAGAGGTAATGGTACTTTGAAATTGACTACAAGAGCCACATTCCAATTGCATGGTGTTGTTAAGCATGATTTGAAGCCAGCTATCAGAGGTATGAATGCAGCATTGATGGATACTTTGGCAGCATGTGGTGATGTGAACAGAAACGTTATGGTCTCAGCATTGCCCAGCAACGCTAAGATCCACGGCCAAGTTTCGGAAACTGGTACTTTATTATCAAACTATTTGCTTCCAAGCACAACTGCATATCACGAGATTTGGTTAGAAGGTGAGTTGCCTTCTGATAAACCTGGTGATAGGGAGACATGggagaatagaaaagatggtccacaaaagaaaaaaacctTGATTGCAGGAAATGTTCTTGCGGATGTTGAACCTCTTTATGGACCAACTTATTTACCAAGAAAGTTTAAGATTGTCATTACTGTTCCACCATACAACGATGTTGACGTTTATGCGCATGATATTGGTTTGATTGCTATTGTTGAAGACAATGATGTTGTTGGATTCAACGTGTTGGCAGGAGGTGGAATGGGTTCGACTCACAACAATAAGAAGACATATCCAAGAACCGGATCTATGCTTGGGTTCATCAAAAGAGATCAAATTCATGTTGCTTGTGAAAAGATTATGTTGGTGCAAAGAGACTTTGGTGATAGAACTAATAGAAAACACGCTAGATTGAAGTATACTATAGATGATTTGGGAGTTGAGGTGTTCAAGTCCAAGGTTGAGGAGTTGTTGGGTTACAAGTTTGAGCAACCTAGAgatttcaaaattgaaaacaatgtTGACCATTTTGGCTGGTGTAAGGATGAATTGGGATACAACCATTTCACCGCTTTTATCGAAAATGGTAGAATTGAGGATACTCCAGAGTTGCCTCAAAAATCGggattgaaaaagattgcCGAATATTTGCAGAATAACAACAAGTCGGGTGAATTCAGATTAACCGGTAATCAACATTTGCTTATATCGAATATCAAGGATGAAGATTTGCAAGATATCAAGGATTTGATGGCCAAGTACAAGTTGGACAATACCGAGTTTTCAGCATTGAGATTATCTTCAGCAGCATGTGTTGCATTCCCAACTTGTGGATTGGCAATGGCTGAATCCGAGCGTTATTTGCCGAAATTGATCACCAAGCTTGAAGAACGTTTGGAAGATTTTGGCTTGAGACATGACTCTGTGGTGATGAGAATGACTGGTTGTCCTAATGGATGTGCTAGACCTTGGGTTGCAGAAGTTGCATTGGTTGGAAAAGCATACGGTGCATACAATTTAATGTTGGGTGGTGGTCATCATGGTCAAAGATTGAACAAGATCTACAGGTATTCGATCAAGGAAGACGAAATTCTTGAAATATTGTCAAACTTGTTTGAGAGATGgagtaaagaaagaaacgaGGGTGAGCCATTCGGTGATTGGTGTATAAGAGCTGGTGTGATTAAAGAGACCACTGAAGGTAAATACTTCCACGATGACATCCCAGAAGATGCTTAG
- the PPX1 gene encoding Exopolyphosphatase, with protein sequence MSVRQYLINLKKVLAQKSLKSPFHVVTGNQSADMDSVISSIAFAYLSHNLVTPFNTIIPIINIPRGDFKLRKDIVRLLETHNITEDLLYFVEDYDNIIASSGTTPISLNLVDHNGLQGYEINKSYEEGMVNVVGIIDHHADENKFLDANPRVIRTCGSNSSLVFQHFFELFKTNDKFWHDNTELVGLLLGPLLIDTSNMTQKVEEPDLFAIKEYKNILNNSSSTSQEISGMTNFYSALKTAKKDMSGFSFGDVLKKDYKQFKFANGENVVFSSIGKSIKWVFSNYSKDEVNKTLSDTLKLNKIDLLVITSSYTQKENDKYTREFCFYYEGVNEQFAKLASLVTDQLNLNDDLYGKSKISPVSQFVNAIDGHHLEIYNQINIKASRKQVVPIVKAVLEK encoded by the coding sequence ATGTCAGTTAGGCAGTATTTGattaatttgaaaaaggtATTGGCCCAAAAGAGCCTAAAATCTCCTTTCCATGTGGTTACAGGTAATCAATCTGCAGATATGGATTCAGTGATCTCATCAATAGCATTCGCTTATCTCAGCCATAATCTAGTCACTCCATTCAACACTATTATTCCTATCATCAATATTCCACGTGGTGATTTTAAGTTACGGAAAGATATTGTAAGGCTTTTAGAAACCCACAATATCACGGAAgatttactttattttgttgAGGATTACGATAATATTATTGCTAGTAGTGGAACTACACCTATAAGTTTGAATTTGGTGGATCATAATGGGTTGCAAGGATACGAAATTAACAAGAGTTATGAAGAAGGGATGGTGAATGTAGTTGGAATTATTGACCATCATGCCGATGAAAACAAGTTTCTCGATGCAAATCCAAGAGTCATTAGAACATGTGGATCCAACTCTAGTTTAGTTTTTCAACACTTTTTTGAGTTGTTTAAAACGAATGATAAATTTTGGCACGACAATACCGAGTTGGTGGGGTTGTTATTGGGTCCATTATTAATCGATACCAGCAACATGACCCAAAAAGTAGAAGAACCAGATTTGTTTGCAATCAAAGAGTACAAGAATATCTTGAATAACTCGTCTAGCACTTCTCAAGAAATCAGTGGTATGACAAACTTTTATTCTGCATTGAAGACAGCAAAGAAAGACATGTCGGGGTTTAGCTTTGGCGATGTATTGAAAAAGGACTATAAACAATTCAAATTTGCAAATGGAGAAAATGTAGTATTCAGCTCAATTGGCAAGTCCATTAAATGGGTGTTTTCTAATTATTCTAAAGATGAAGTCAACAAGACATTGTCTGATACTTTGAAGCtaaacaaaattgatttATTGGTTATCACATCGTCTTACacacaaaaagagaatgataaatatacaagagaattttgtttttattatGAAGGGGTAAATGAgcaatttgcaaaattaGCATCATTAGTCACCGATCAGTTGAACTTGAATGATGACCTTTAtggaaaaagtaaaatttcTCCTGTGTCACAATTTGTTAATGCAATCGATGGTCACCACTTGGAAATCTATAATCAAATCAACATTAAAGCATCTAGAAAACAAGTTGTACCAATAGTGAAAGCGGTacttgaaaaataa